In one Nicotiana sylvestris chromosome 8, ASM39365v2, whole genome shotgun sequence genomic region, the following are encoded:
- the LOC104240666 gene encoding desmethyl-deoxy-podophyllotoxin synthase-like — translation MHLKLGQRLVLVVSSAEVSRQFFKTHDLTFSNRPELFVGKIMMYGFSDMAFAPYGDFWRQMRKICNSELLGLKRIHSFFPMMFDEVRDLVKSIAAAEVGKPIDLNERLSLLQFAITCKAAVGRTECTDQESFLMVMKEFVSFAGIFSAADLFPSWKIVQLISGPKRKLTKMHQKAYDIVEQIIREHELKRSGTDGDGKQIEEDIVDVLLGLKESKDFPIPITRNVVKATVFELFVAGTSTSATTMLWAFSELAKNPKMMKKAQAELREVFKLGTERINQSHIQKLTYLRMVIKETLRLHPWSGPLSFARESREESEIDRYTIPNKTLVLLNLWAIGRDPKYWENPETFDPDRFDGSPIESVPTHFEYTPFGAGRRICPGISFGMASVEVSLALLLYHFDWKLSNGMSPQELDMTEKFSTSLERKTKLCLIASPYVPINGTMDSY, via the exons ATGCACCTAAAGCTCGGTCAACGTTTGGTTCTTGTAGTTTCATCTGCTGAAGTTTCCAGACAATTTTTCAAAACACATGATCTCACTTTCTCTAACCGGCCAGAGCTTTTCGTTGGGAAGATAATGATGTACGGTTTTTCTGATATGGCATTCGCTCCATACGGTGACTTCTGGAGACAGATGCGCAAAATTTGTAACTCGGAACTCCTTGGTCTGAAGAGGATCCACTCGTTTTTTCCCATGATGTTTGACGAGGTGCGCGATTTGGTTAAGTCAATTGCAGCTGCAGAAGTAGGGAAACCCATTGACTTGAATGAAAGACTGAGTTTGTTGCAATTTGCTATCACTTGTAAAGCTGCTGTTGGTAGGACGGAATGTACAGATCAGGAGTCATTTTTAATGGTAATGAAAGAATTCGTAAGCTTCGCAGGAATATTCAGTGCAGCGGATCTTTTTCCTTCCTGGAAAATAGTTCAATTAATTAGTGGCCCAAAGCGAAAATTAACGAAAATGCATCAGAAGGCTTATGATATTGTTGAACAAATTATACGTGAACATGAATTGAAGAGATCAGGAACTGATGGTGATGGCAAGCAAATAGAGGAAGATATTGTGGATGTACTTCTTGGACTTAAGGAGAGCAAAGATTTTCCGATTCCTATCACTAGAAATGTTGTCAAAGCTACAGTGTTT GAGTTGTTTGTAGCCGGAACTTCAACCTCAGCAACAACCATGCTATGGGCTTTTTCAGAATTGGCAAAGAATCCGAAAATGATGAAGAAAGCACAAGCTGAACTGAGAGAAGTCTTCAAGTTGGGAACAGAAAGGATCAATCAAAGTCACATTCAAAAGCTAACGTACTTGAGAATGGTAATCAAGGAAACTCTAAGACTTCATCCCTGGTCGGGTCCTCTTTCATTCGCTAGAGAATCCAGGGAGGAGAGTGAGATCGACAGATATACAATACCAAATAAAACGTTAGTGCTACTAAATCTATGGGCAATTGGAAGAGATCCAAAATACTGGGAAAATCCGGAAACATTTGACCCAGATAGGTTTGATGGAAGTCCAATTGAAAGCGTACCAACTCATTTTGAGTACACGCCATTTGGTGCAGGAAGGAGAATATGTCCAGGAATATCCTTTGGAATGGCGAGTGTGGAAGTTTCCCTAGCATTATTGCTCTATCATTTTGACTGGAAACTTTCCAATGGGATGAGTCCTCAAGAATTAGATATGACCGAGAAATTCAGTACCAGTCTTGAAAGAAAAactaagttgtgcttgattgcctCCCCTTACGTTCCTATAAATGGGACTATGGATTCGTACTAG
- the LOC104236263 gene encoding uncharacterized protein has product MTAEVAVAIRASSTASLDLEKTRATLPKRKVVEESSENEEEENTSLIARPRARRCVIDGDEVVDAPARASISEPVQILSDEDTTPRGSNESIRRLFVSGFESGEFGPVLDETPLSSSIPISSIPSIPLTTTSISLPILSTPVSLPVLVPISAPTVPALTPTTPIVFTSSTTPPSIVPPPSVQHTETGSSSRGMAMRSVTLEVPANHSLFRKTGGADVWLEPLIGDIEKKKMESHSCLTLMNDIVHSTLKANLIGTELMGRISTLEKKDRESAKAISEARRIAEETQLETANWKEQFENAQGTIEELQESRNHLEQQKRGLTSELAIAKASSNQFEKDKELLEYSFSEQLSKASEEIRELKALVEKKEEYAWELMQSLTQAQADLRISSDEIRALKSSHASLEASLDSHLAEHQILKNDLAMWEREYGLLEENFNIEVSWAFLKSRRDALMEATQENFDLQSELAKVFDTIEKSQQPVDTPSPALGTPEAEELLNEEVATAAIGVAIPAPEGETSMTQSMEAEAPVTLASLGDFNTPGSVETAPIAVPSEVVTVPVTAPENEIATSDVPTPSVTS; this is encoded by the exons ATGACAGCTGAGGTAGCTGTTGCCATTCGAGCGTCTTCAACCGCTTCACTTGATTTGGAAAAGACTCGGGCCACgctaccaaaaagaaaagttgtagaagaaagttctgagaatgaggaagaagagaataccTCTTTGATAGCTAGGCCAAGAGCCAGGAGATGCGTCATTGATGGAGATGAAGTTGTAGATGCTCCTGCTCGAGCCTCTATCTCCGAGCCTGTTCAAATCCTTTCTGATGAGGATACCACTCCAAGAGGCTCTAATGAATCAATTCGACGTCTCtttgttagtggttttgagagtggAGAGTTTGGACCAGTTCTTGATGAAACTCCCCTCTCTTCTTCTATTCCTATTTCTTCTATTCCTTCTATTCCTTTGACAACCACGAGTATTTCTTTGCCTATTTTATCCACTCCTGTTTCTTTACCTGTTTTGGTTCCCATATCTGCTCCTACTGTCCCTGCTTTGACTCCCACAACTCCCAttgtttttacctcttctactactcctccttccattgttccccctccctctgttcagcatacagagacaggttctagcagCAGAGGCatggctatgagaagtgttactcttgaagttcctgccaatcatagccttttCAGAAAAACTGGTGGagctgatgtttggctcgagcctctaatcggagatattgagaagaagaagatggagagccacagtTGCTTGACTCtaatgaatgacatagttcattctaccttGAAG GCTAATCTTATTGGTACTGAGTTAATGGGAAGAATCTCTACTCTAGAGAAGAAGGATCGAGAGTCTGCAAAGGCTATCTCTGAGGCTAGGAGAATAGCCGAGGAAACCCAGCTTGAGACAGCAAACTGGAaggagcagtttgagaatgctcaggggaccatagaggagttgcaagaaagtagaaatcacctggagcagcaaaagcgtggtttgacttctgagctagcaattgccaaggcttcttcaaaccaatttgaaaaagataaggagcttttggagtactcattttcagaacaattatcaaaggccAGTGAAGAAATTAGAGAGCTTAAGGCACttgtggagaagaaagaagaatatgcatGGGAGTTaatgcaaagcttgactcaagctcaggctgacttaaggatctcctctgacgagatacgtgctttgaagagttctcatgcctcccttgaagcttcccttgattcccactTAGCTGAACACCAGATATTGaagaacgatcttgctatgtgggaaagggagtatggacttcttgaggagaacttcaacatagaggtaagctgggcttttctaaaatctcgtcgtgatgctttgatggaagctactcaagaaaactttgatttgcaatcTGAATTAGCCAAAGTCTTCGACACTATTGAAAAAAGCCAACAACcagttgatactccttctcctgcacttggaACTCCTGAGGCAgaagagcttttaaatgaagaagtggctactgcggcaattggagttgcaattccggctcccgagggtgaaacttctatgacacagtccatggaagctgaagctcccgtgactcttgcttccctTGGTGATTTTAACACTCCAGGCTCAGTTGAAACCGCTCCTATTGCTGTTCCCTCAGAAGTTGTTACCGTGCCTGTGACTGCCCCTGAAAATgagattgcaacttctgatgttccaaccccttcagtgactagttga
- the LOC138875855 gene encoding uncharacterized protein yields the protein MLKKVIAEQQALSQKVMAEQQALTTTVDILQEVPKYTKYIKDIVANKRRLTEFETVALTEECSSRIQGKLPQKLKDPGSFTIQISIGKYAVERALCDLGESINLMLLSVFRQLGLDYEPDQEVPFILGHPFLAMGRAIIDVCEGRMTMRVGDLVEVFNVYRALKLPAHYEELFMISVV from the exons ATGTTGAAAAAAGTGATAGCTGAACAGCAAGCTCTCTCTCAGAAAGTGATGGCTGAACAGCAAGCCCTCACCACAACA GTTGACATCTTACAAGAAGTACCCAAATATACAAAGTACATCAAGGACATTGTGGCAAATAAAAGGAGGCTAACCGAGTTCGAGACTGTGGCACTCACTGAGGAGTGCAGTTCCAGAATTCAAGGCAAGTTACCTCAGAAATTGAAGGATCCAGGTAGTTTCACTATCCAAATATCGATTGGTAAATATGCCGTTGAGCGAGCTTTATGTGATCTTGGAGAAAGCATCAATTTGATGCTGCTATCTGTGTTCAGACAGTTGGGGTTGG ATTACGAGCCTGATCAGGAAGTTCCATTTATTTTGGGGCATCCATTCTTAGCCATGGGCCGAGCTATTATTGATGTCTGCGAAGGAAGAATGACAATGAGAGTGGGTGATCTAGTGGAGGTCTTCAATGTTTATAGAGCACTCAAGTTACCAGCCCACTATGAAGAGTTATTCATGATCTCTGTGGTGTAG